The following are encoded in a window of Phaseolus vulgaris cultivar G19833 chromosome 3, P. vulgaris v2.0, whole genome shotgun sequence genomic DNA:
- the LOC137807206 gene encoding U-box domain-containing protein 34 isoform X2 has product MSTPPLPRSVAVAVSGGSSKGSRRAVQWAVDNLVPQADRFILVHVISPITSIATPNADVFAAYVDDVKQKSEQIFVPFKKLCGSNTMETVLLEDDNVAEALHSFISESGVQTLVLGSDSSNFITRKLKGPGIPTTSLRCAPDSCDVYVVARDRIVSKLADLSSSHSHETSPTSYFMSTKVNEVDNEAGIGREMSGISASTTESKILKNFRFLSLSEHSYIGLQTFSRRNSFENSTKNDNPENCGDDIEMISLHSFDSIASAQREQLVMQQQVERLQLELQNTIAMYKQVCVELIQAQNQALLLSSESLEETKIVNASLKREEVLRKIASEEKTKYLKVVKELEEAKNKFSKESYERQMAELDVLKESIEKQRIVDKLLSNDRRYRKYTMDDIKIATKFFSEDLMIGEGGYGKVYKCNLDHTPVAVKVLHQDAINKKEEFLKEVEILSQLHHPNMVLLVGACPENGCLVYEYLENGSLEDYLLNKNRKPPLPWFFRFRIVFEMACGLSFLHNSKPEPIVHRDIKPGNILLDRNYVSKISDVGLAKLLAEVVPDNITDYRESVLAGTLHYMDPEYQRTGTVRPKSDVYAFGVITLQLITGRHARGLILIVEDAIRNGSFRDFLDSSAGDWPLDETVELAQIALKCTALRCRDRPELDTEVLPLLERFSNAANASARIGRNSVSAPSQYYCPILQEIMDDPYIAADGFTYEYRAIKAWLSKHNVSPMTKLKLQHSVLTPNHTLRSAIQEWKSGITF; this is encoded by the exons ATGTCCACACCACCGTTGCCGAGATCGGTTGCCGTGGCCGTGAGTGGAGGCTCCAGCAAGGGTAGCCGGCGAGCCGTGCAGTGGGCGGTGGATAATCTCGTCCCTCAAGCCGATAGGTTCATCTTAGTTCACGTTATCTCTCCAATCACTTCAATTGCCACACCAA ACGCAGACGTGTTTGCAGCTTATGTGGACGATGTGAAGCAAAAATCTGAACAAATCTTTGTTCCGTTCAAGAAACTCTGCGGCTCAAACACA ATGGAAACAGTGCTGCTAGAAGATGACAATGTGGCAGAAGCACTTCATAGCTTTATTTCGGAGTCCGGGGTCCAAACATTAGTGCTGGGTTCTGACTCCTCAAATTTTATAACAAG GAAGCTTAAAGGACCTGGAATACCAACTACCAGCCTAAGATGTGCTCCAGACAGCTGTGATGTGTATGTTGTAGCTAGAGACAGAATTGTTTCGAAGTTGGCCGATTTGTCATCTTCACATTCTCATG AGACTAGCCCAACAAGTTACTTCATGTCTACTAAAGTAAATGAAGTAGACAATGAGGCTGGCATTGGCAGAGAAATGTCGGGAATCAGTGCATCCACAACAGAATCCAAAATCCTAAAGAATTTCAGATTTTTATCATTATCCGAGCATAGTTACATTGGTCTGCAAACATTTAGTCGCAGGAATTCTTTTGAAAATTCTACCAAAAATGATAATCCAGAAAACTGTGGAGATGATATTGAAATGATTAGCCTCCACTCTTTTGATTCCATTGCTTCTGCACAACGTGAACAG TTAGTCATGCAACAACAAGTGGAACGGCTGCAACTGGAGTTGCAAAATACTATCGCCATGTACAAACAGGTTTGTGTGGAGCTGATTCAAGCTCAAAACCAG GCCCTTTTACTTTCTTCTGAATCTCTTGAAGAAACTAAAATAGTGAATGCTTCCCTAAAAAGAGAGGAGGTTTTAAGAAAGATTGCTTCTGAAGAGAAAACTAAGTATTTAAAAGTCGTGAAGGAACTTGAGGAGGCGAAAAATAAGTTTTCCAAAGAATCATACGAAAGGCAGATGGCTGAACTTGATGTCCTTAAAGAATCAATAGAGAAACAGAGAATTGTTGATAAATTGCTCTCAAACGACAGGAGATACAGAAAGTACACCATGGATGACATCAAGATAGCGACAAAATTCTTTTCTGAGGACTTGATGATTGGTGAAGGAGGATATGGGAAAGTTTACAAGTGTAATCTTGATCACACACCAGTAGCTGTAAAGGTTCTGCATCAGGATGCAATCAACAAGAAAGAGGAGTTTCTAAAAGAG GTTGAGATTCTTAGTCAACTGCATCACCCTAATATGGTTTTGTTAGTTGGAGCCTGTCCTGAGAATGGTTGCCTAGTTTATGAATACCTGGAAAATGGAAGTCTAGAAGACTATCTTCtcaacaaaaatagaaaaccaCCACTTCCTTGGTTTTTTCGATTTCGCATAGTTTTTGAAATGGCTTGTGGACTTTCGTTCTTGCATAATTCGAAGCCAGAGCCGATTGTCCATCGAGATATAAAGCCTGGCAACATTTTGTTAGACAGAAATTATGTGAGCAAAATTTCTGATGTTGGGCTAGCTAAACTCCTTGCAGAAGTCGTGCCTGACAATATTACAGACTACCGAGAATCAGTCCTTGCCGGTACTCTGCATTACATGGACCCAGAATATCAGAGAACTGGCACTGTTCGACCAAAATCAGATGTATATGCATTTGGAGTTATAACTCTCCAATTAATAACTGGTCGCCATGCACGTGGGCTCATTTTGATTGTTGAAGATGCAATTAGAAATGGCTCCTTCCGTGATTTTTTAGATTCATCAGCTGGAGATTGGCCATTGGATGAGACAGTGGAATTGGCTCAAATTGCTCTTAAATGCACAGCACTTAGATGCAGAGATAGACCAGAACTTGATACTGAAGTTCTTCCACTGCTCGAAAGATTTTCTAATGCGGCAAATGCTAGTGCAAGGATAGGAAGAAATAGTGTAAGTGCACCAAGCCAGTATTATTGTCCAATCCTTCAG GAAATCATGGATGATCCATATATTGCTGCGGATGGGTTCACTTATGAGTACAGAGCAATCAAGGCATGGCTCAGCAAACACAATGTGTCACCCATGACAAAGCTTAAACTTCAGCATTCTGTGTTGACTCCGAACCATACTCTACGTTCTGCCATTCAGGAGTGGAAGTCAGGAATCACCTTTTGA
- the LOC137807209 gene encoding peroxidase N, translated as MKKSCSLRGYYLCLINMFMLLLVVRSQLTTDFYSSSCPNLSKIVRKEVQKALMNEMRMGASLLRLHFHDCFVNGCDGSILLDGGADVEKSAIPNLNSVRGYEVVDTIKSSVESACSGVVSCADIVAIAARDSVFLSGGPSWKVLLGRRDGTVSNGTLANSALPSPFESLDSIISKFSDAGLNLTDVVSLSGAHTIGRARCTFFSNRLSNFSGTGSPDTTLDTAMLSDLQSLCQNGDGNATAVLDRNSTDLFDNHYFKNLQSGKGLLSSDQILFSSDEANSTAKPLVESYIKDSGLFFGDFINSMIKMGNINPKTGSDGEIRKNCRVINS; from the exons ATGAAGAAGTCTTGTAGTTTGAGAGGTTACTACCTTTGTCTAATCAATATGTTCATGTTGCTTTTGGTAGTAAGGTCCCAACTAACAACAGATTTCTATAGCTCATCATGTCCTAATCTTTCCAAAATAGTAAGGAAAGAGGTTCAAAAAGCTCTCATGAATGAGATGCGAATGGGTGCTTCTTTGCTTCGCCTTCACTTTCATGATTGCTTTGTCAAT GGTTGTGATGGATCGATACTACTAGATGGTGGTGCTGATGTAGAGAAGTCTGCTATTCCTAATCTGAATTCTGTTAGAGGATATGAAGTTGTAGATACAATCAAAAGTTCAGTGGAGAGTGCATGCAGCGGGGTTGTTTCCTGTGCTGATATAGTAGCCATCGCTGCCAGAGATTCTGTTTTCCTA AGTGGTGGACCTTCTTGGAAGGTTTTACTAGGACGAAGAGATGGAACAGTATCAAACGGAACACTTGCAAATAGTGCTCTTCCTTCGCCATTTGAATCATTGGATTCCATCATTTCCAAGTTTTCTGATGCAGGCCTTAATCTCACAGATGTTGTTTCTTTATCAG GTGCCCATACCATTGGCCGAGCAAGGTGTACATTTTTTAGCAATAGATTGTCCAACTTCTCAGGAACAGGTTCACCAGACACTACACTAGACACTGCCATGCTCTCTGACCTGCAAAGTTTGTGTCAAAATGGAGATGGAAACGCAACTGCAGTTCTTGATAGAAACTCAACGGATCTATTTGACAACCACTACTTCAAGAACTTGCAAAGTGGAAAGGGGCTTCTCAGTTCTGACCAGATTCTATTTTCTAGTGATGAGGCCAATTCAACTGCTAAACCTTTAGTGGAAAGCTATATCAAGGATAGTGGCCTCTTCTTCGGGGACTTTATCAATTCTATGATCAAGATGGGGAACATAAATCCAAAGACTGGGTCTGATGGAGAGATTAGGAAGAACTGCAGAGTGATAAATTCTTAG
- the LOC137807207 gene encoding glyoxylase I 4 produces MMNCCSAMASLLKAPSFLSPLNQKLNHVSLSPTTTNLQSKFDHAGVRNGRWHIPSMAIKAQASVEGDVLDKESVSINEESDYGVVNMHHVGILCESLERSLDFYQNVLGLKINEARPNDKLPYRGAWLWVGSEMIHLMELPNPDPLTGRPQHGGRDRHTCIAIRDVSKLKAILDKADIPYTLSRSGRPAIFTRDPDANALEFTQIDD; encoded by the exons ATGATGAATTGTTGCTCTGCAATGGCGTCCCTTCTGAAAGCACCTTCCTTTCTCTCCCCTCTGAACCAAAAG TTGAATCATGTTAGCCTTTCTCCCACAACTACAAACCTGCAGTCCAAATTTGATCATGCTGGTGTCAGAAATGGGAGATGGCATATTCCTAGCATGGCTATAAAAGCTCAGGCCTCTGTTGAAGGGGATGTACTTGACAAAGAATCAGTCTCTATCAATGAAGAAAGTG ATTATGGGGTCGTTAATATGCACCATGTTGGAATTTTATGTGAGAGTCTAGAAAGATCCCTAGACTTTTATCAGAACGTTCTTG GCCTCAAGATAAATGAAGCAAGGCCAAATGATAAGCTTCCATACAGAGGTGCTTGGTTGTGGGTAGGCTCTGAGATGATTCATTTGATGGAGCTTCCAAATCCTGACCCTTTAACTGGACGACCGCAACATGGTGGTCGAGATCGTCACACATGTATTGCAATCCGGGATGTTTCCAAGCTGAAAGCAATCCTTGATAAAGCTG ATATTCCCTACACACTTAGTCGATCTGGAAGACCAGCAATCTTTACACGTGATCCTGATGCAAATGCTCTAGAATTTACACAAATAGATGATTGA
- the LOC137807206 gene encoding U-box domain-containing protein 34 isoform X1 has translation MSTPPLPRSVAVAVSGGSSKGSRRAVQWAVDNLVPQADRFILVHVISPITSIATPTEEYIPVSEADADVFAAYVDDVKQKSEQIFVPFKKLCGSNTMETVLLEDDNVAEALHSFISESGVQTLVLGSDSSNFITRKLKGPGIPTTSLRCAPDSCDVYVVARDRIVSKLADLSSSHSHETSPTSYFMSTKVNEVDNEAGIGREMSGISASTTESKILKNFRFLSLSEHSYIGLQTFSRRNSFENSTKNDNPENCGDDIEMISLHSFDSIASAQREQLVMQQQVERLQLELQNTIAMYKQVCVELIQAQNQALLLSSESLEETKIVNASLKREEVLRKIASEEKTKYLKVVKELEEAKNKFSKESYERQMAELDVLKESIEKQRIVDKLLSNDRRYRKYTMDDIKIATKFFSEDLMIGEGGYGKVYKCNLDHTPVAVKVLHQDAINKKEEFLKEVEILSQLHHPNMVLLVGACPENGCLVYEYLENGSLEDYLLNKNRKPPLPWFFRFRIVFEMACGLSFLHNSKPEPIVHRDIKPGNILLDRNYVSKISDVGLAKLLAEVVPDNITDYRESVLAGTLHYMDPEYQRTGTVRPKSDVYAFGVITLQLITGRHARGLILIVEDAIRNGSFRDFLDSSAGDWPLDETVELAQIALKCTALRCRDRPELDTEVLPLLERFSNAANASARIGRNSVSAPSQYYCPILQEIMDDPYIAADGFTYEYRAIKAWLSKHNVSPMTKLKLQHSVLTPNHTLRSAIQEWKSGITF, from the exons ATGTCCACACCACCGTTGCCGAGATCGGTTGCCGTGGCCGTGAGTGGAGGCTCCAGCAAGGGTAGCCGGCGAGCCGTGCAGTGGGCGGTGGATAATCTCGTCCCTCAAGCCGATAGGTTCATCTTAGTTCACGTTATCTCTCCAATCACTTCAATTGCCACACCAA CTGAAGAGTATATTCCTGTTTCGGAAGCAGACGCAGACGTGTTTGCAGCTTATGTGGACGATGTGAAGCAAAAATCTGAACAAATCTTTGTTCCGTTCAAGAAACTCTGCGGCTCAAACACA ATGGAAACAGTGCTGCTAGAAGATGACAATGTGGCAGAAGCACTTCATAGCTTTATTTCGGAGTCCGGGGTCCAAACATTAGTGCTGGGTTCTGACTCCTCAAATTTTATAACAAG GAAGCTTAAAGGACCTGGAATACCAACTACCAGCCTAAGATGTGCTCCAGACAGCTGTGATGTGTATGTTGTAGCTAGAGACAGAATTGTTTCGAAGTTGGCCGATTTGTCATCTTCACATTCTCATG AGACTAGCCCAACAAGTTACTTCATGTCTACTAAAGTAAATGAAGTAGACAATGAGGCTGGCATTGGCAGAGAAATGTCGGGAATCAGTGCATCCACAACAGAATCCAAAATCCTAAAGAATTTCAGATTTTTATCATTATCCGAGCATAGTTACATTGGTCTGCAAACATTTAGTCGCAGGAATTCTTTTGAAAATTCTACCAAAAATGATAATCCAGAAAACTGTGGAGATGATATTGAAATGATTAGCCTCCACTCTTTTGATTCCATTGCTTCTGCACAACGTGAACAG TTAGTCATGCAACAACAAGTGGAACGGCTGCAACTGGAGTTGCAAAATACTATCGCCATGTACAAACAGGTTTGTGTGGAGCTGATTCAAGCTCAAAACCAG GCCCTTTTACTTTCTTCTGAATCTCTTGAAGAAACTAAAATAGTGAATGCTTCCCTAAAAAGAGAGGAGGTTTTAAGAAAGATTGCTTCTGAAGAGAAAACTAAGTATTTAAAAGTCGTGAAGGAACTTGAGGAGGCGAAAAATAAGTTTTCCAAAGAATCATACGAAAGGCAGATGGCTGAACTTGATGTCCTTAAAGAATCAATAGAGAAACAGAGAATTGTTGATAAATTGCTCTCAAACGACAGGAGATACAGAAAGTACACCATGGATGACATCAAGATAGCGACAAAATTCTTTTCTGAGGACTTGATGATTGGTGAAGGAGGATATGGGAAAGTTTACAAGTGTAATCTTGATCACACACCAGTAGCTGTAAAGGTTCTGCATCAGGATGCAATCAACAAGAAAGAGGAGTTTCTAAAAGAG GTTGAGATTCTTAGTCAACTGCATCACCCTAATATGGTTTTGTTAGTTGGAGCCTGTCCTGAGAATGGTTGCCTAGTTTATGAATACCTGGAAAATGGAAGTCTAGAAGACTATCTTCtcaacaaaaatagaaaaccaCCACTTCCTTGGTTTTTTCGATTTCGCATAGTTTTTGAAATGGCTTGTGGACTTTCGTTCTTGCATAATTCGAAGCCAGAGCCGATTGTCCATCGAGATATAAAGCCTGGCAACATTTTGTTAGACAGAAATTATGTGAGCAAAATTTCTGATGTTGGGCTAGCTAAACTCCTTGCAGAAGTCGTGCCTGACAATATTACAGACTACCGAGAATCAGTCCTTGCCGGTACTCTGCATTACATGGACCCAGAATATCAGAGAACTGGCACTGTTCGACCAAAATCAGATGTATATGCATTTGGAGTTATAACTCTCCAATTAATAACTGGTCGCCATGCACGTGGGCTCATTTTGATTGTTGAAGATGCAATTAGAAATGGCTCCTTCCGTGATTTTTTAGATTCATCAGCTGGAGATTGGCCATTGGATGAGACAGTGGAATTGGCTCAAATTGCTCTTAAATGCACAGCACTTAGATGCAGAGATAGACCAGAACTTGATACTGAAGTTCTTCCACTGCTCGAAAGATTTTCTAATGCGGCAAATGCTAGTGCAAGGATAGGAAGAAATAGTGTAAGTGCACCAAGCCAGTATTATTGTCCAATCCTTCAG GAAATCATGGATGATCCATATATTGCTGCGGATGGGTTCACTTATGAGTACAGAGCAATCAAGGCATGGCTCAGCAAACACAATGTGTCACCCATGACAAAGCTTAAACTTCAGCATTCTGTGTTGACTCCGAACCATACTCTACGTTCTGCCATTCAGGAGTGGAAGTCAGGAATCACCTTTTGA